TCGCCCAAACCGACGGCGCCAACTTCAACGTCCCCTCGGGGACTCGGATCGAGAACCCGCAGGGGCCCAGCTACCTGACCGGCGGCGGGATCATGTCGTGGGTGTTCACGCTGGACCACAAGCGGATCGGCGTGATGTACCTGGTGGGCGTGCTCACGGCGTTCCTGCTGGGCGGCGTGCTGGCGCTGCTGGTCCGCACGGAGCTGCTGACGCCGCAGGTCGACTTCTTCACCAACTTCGTTGAGAGCACCGGGGACGAGCCCAACATCGCGGCCGCCAAGGACGCCTACAACGTCGCGTTCACGCTCCATGGCGCCGTGATGGTGTTCCTGTTCATCATCCCGAGCATCCCCGCGGCGATCGGGAACTTCTGCCTGCCGATGATGCTCGGCGCCAAGGACGTGGCGTTCCCGCGGCTGAACCTGGCGAGTTTCCACCTGTGGGTCGTCGGCGCCTGTTTCTTCCTCGCCGCGCTGTTAACCACCGGGCTCGACACCGGTTGGACCTTCTACACACCGTACAGCACCACCACCAGCGGGCCGGTGATAGCAGCCACGCTCGGGGTGTTCATCCTTGGCTTCAGCTCGATCTTCACTGGCATCAACTTTGTGGTGACGGTCAACACGATGCGTCCCAAGGGGATGACCTGGTTCCGCATGCCGCTGCTGCTGTGGTCGCTCTACGCCACCGCGATCATCCAGGTGCTGGCGACCCCGGTGCTGGCCATCACGGTGCTGCTGCTGACCGTCGAGAAGGCGGTGGGCATCGGGATCTTCGACCCGGCCCTGGGCGGCGACCCGGTGCTGTACCAGCACTTCTTCTGGTTCTACTCGCACCCGGCGGTGTACATCATGATCCTGCCCGCGATGGGCGTGATCAGCGAGGTGATCCCGGTCTACAGCCGCAAGCACATCTTCGGCTACCGGTTCATCGCGTACAGCTCGATCGCCATCGCGCTGCTCGGCTTCCTGGTGTGGGGCCACCACATGTTCACCTCAGGGCAGAGCAACCTGACCACGGTGATCTTCAGCTTCCTGACGTTTAGCGTGAGCATCCCGTCGGCGATCAAGGTCTTCAACTGGCTGGCCACGCTCTACAAGGGCAACATCCACTACAACGCCGCGATGACCTACGCCCTGGCGTTCATGTTCCTGTTCACCATCGGCGGCCTGACCGGCCTGTACCTGGGGTCGCTCGCCACGGTGATCCACCTGCACGACACGTACTTCGTGGTTTCGCACTTCCACTACGTGATGATGGGCGGCACGCTGGTGGCCTTCCTGGCGGCGCTGCACCACTGGTGGCCCAAGATGTTCGGCAAGATGTACAACGAGCTGTGGGCGAACATTGCCGCCCTGATGGTGTTCGTAGGGTTCAACGTCACGTTCTTCCCGCAGTTTATTCTCGGCACGCAGGGCATGCCCCGCCGGTACGCCAGCTACAAGCCAGAGTTTGAGGGGCTGCACCAGCTCAGCACGTTCGGTTCGTACCTGCTGGGCGCCGGCCTGACGCTGGCGGCCCTGGTGCTGGTGCACTCGCTGTTCCGCGGCCGCAAGGCGCCGGACAACCCGTGGGGCGCCGCGACGCTGGAGTGGAAGTGCTGCTCGCCCCCCACGCACCACAACTTTGAGGTCAACCCGCTGATGGGTTCGCCCTACGTCTACGACAATTTTGTCGAGGACCCCAACGGCGACGGCTACTACGAGGTGCTGCCCGACTTCAAGCGTGAAGCGGCGCCCGCCGAACAGCCCGCCCAGACCTAGCGAGAGCTCCTCCGGCCCCGCCCGGCCTGGACCGTCAGTTTTCCCAAACGCCTACCGCCCAACGACCAACGCCTCCCCATGGCCACCGCCGAAGCCACCACGCACGACGCCCACGCCGATCACGGGCACGACCACGACCACCCGGAGTGGCTCGCCCACCACTTCGAGTCGCCCGAGCAGCAGTTCGACGCGGGCAAGCTCGGCATGTGGCTGTTCCTGGCGCAGGAGGTGCTGTTCTTCTCCGGGCTGTTCGTTGCCTACACCGTCTACCGGGCGAACCACCCCGAGGTGTTCATCCAGGCGCACCACTTCCTCAACCCTTGGCTGGGGATGCTCAACACGATCGTGCTGCTGGCCAGCAGCCTGGCGATCGCGTGGGGGGTGCGGGCCGCTCAGAAGAACCAGCAGCAGACGCTGATGTGGATGCACATCTTCACGCTGGCGTGCGCCGGGTTCTTTATGGGCGTGAAGGTGGTTGAGTACAGCTACAAGTTCGACGAGGGGCTGTACTGGGCGGGCTGGGACCGCGAGTACGGCCACTGGAACGAGGACCTGACGATCAACGCCGACGGCGAGGCCGAGCCCAAGGTCCACCTGACCGACTCGGGCATGCACACCAAGCTGAAGGGCGTCATGGTGTGGAGCTTCATCATCGGCGGCGTGATGTACGGCTACGGCTGGATCCGTCGCTACTCAGCGCCGGTTAGGGCGTGGGTCTTCATCGGCCTGGGCCTGACGGTGTTGGGCATGGGCGGCGGGGTCGTTGTGGCGAACGGCGTCCAGCAGATTGAAGTCGACAAGCACGCCGCCCACGCGGCAGAGGGCCACGCCGGCGACGGCCACGGCGACCACGGGGACGAGACCCACACCCCCACCGGCGCCGAACTCGACGCGGCCGTGCCAACCTTCCAGGACGACATGCAGGCCGGCGGCGACCACGCCGAGCACGCGGTAGCCGACGAGCGTCACCCGATGGGCGAGGTTCAGACCGAGGATGTCGAGGCCGCCATCGTTCCTGAAGCCGAGGCCGGCGCAGTCGGCGTCGAGGAGACCCTCCGCGAGACGGTGCCCGTCAGCAACGAGGGCCGCCCCGCCAACGCCGGAAACTTCTTTAGCATCTACTTCGCCATGACCGGCGTGCACGCGTTGCACATCCTGGCGGGCGTGGCCGCGATCAGCTGGATTGTGGCCCGCATCGCCCGCGGCGACTTCGGCCCCGAGCGGTACGGCCCCGTGGAGTACACCGGCCTGTACTGGCACTTGGTCGACCTGGTGTGGATCTACCTGTTCCCGCTGCTGTACCTGATCCACTAATCCGGGCTATTTACCAAGCTACGCCTCACGTCCCGCGGCCGGTTCCGCGGGCAGTAAGATACGACGAGATAAGCAGATAAGCCATGTCCGATCACTCGCACGACGCCCACGAGCACCACGTCACCAGTGTCGCGACCCTGGTCGCCACGTTTGTGGCGTTGGTCGCCCTGACGGTGGCCACGTCGGCGCTCTCATTCGTGAACCTGGGACGCGCAGACATTTGGGTGACGCTTGGGATCGCGACCCTCAAGGCCGCCCTGGTGGCGACCATCTTCATGCACCTGATCCACGACAAGGCGTTCAACGTCATCATCCTGCTGGGGACCATACTGTTCGGCGGGCTGTTCATCGGTTTTACGCTGATGGACTCGCGCCAGTACTCGCCGGAAGTCGAGGCCTACTCTGCCACGGTTGAGCAGCAGGCCTACGCCGACAAGTTGATGAACGAACCGGCCCCCGCGGCGGCCGACGCCGAGGCGCCCGCCGAAGGCGCAGAGGCCGAGGGCGAACACAGTGAAGAGCGTGAGGCGGCCGAGTAGCTACCCCCCTGCTCACTTTTTGTAGCGACTGGGCCGGCCGGTGTCAGCCGGTGGTTCGCATGCCCGCCGCAACGCCCTTAATGACCAGCTGGGTCAGGCGGTCCAGCTCGTCGGCGTGCGTGGCGCCTTCCTCGGCCTGCTTTGCGCGCCGCATCACGTCAACCTGCACGAAGTTTAGTGGGTCGACGTAGCGGTTACGCAGGTGGATCGATTCCTGCAGCCAGGGCACGTCGTCCAGTAGCGCGTCACAGCCGGTCACGGCCAGCACCGCGTCGCGGGTGCGGTTGTACTCTTCCTCGATCAGCGTGTAGATCGCCTTGGCGCTCGGGTGGTCGGCCAGAGCGGCGTACCGCTTGAACACGGGCGGGTTCGCCTTGGAGAGCGCAAGCACCGAGTTGTCGATCGTCGCGCGGAAGAACCGCCAGTCCTCGTAGAGCGTGCGGAGCGTCTCGAGGCTGTCGGGTTCGGCGGACGTGAGCTCGCTGAACGCGGCGCCCAGCCCGTACCACGCCGGCAGCAGGCAGCGACACTGCGTCCAGCTGAACACCCACGGGATCGCCCGCAGGTCCTCGATCCGGTCGCCGCCCTTGCGGCGGGAGGGGCGGGAGCCGATTGGCAGCCGCTCGATGCCGGCGATCGGCGTGGCGCTACGGAAGAACGCGACGAAGCCGTCGTGGTCGACCAGCGAGCGGTACGCGCGGAGCGAAGACGCCGCCAGGCGGTCCATCAGGTCCCGCCAATCGCCCATCTCGGCGGAGGTGTTGTGGGTGGCGGCGGTCAGCACGCTCCACAGCATCTGCTCCAGGTGGCGGTGGGCGATGTGGGGGTCGTCGTACCGCTCGGCCAGCACCTCGCCCTGCTCGGTCAGCCGGACGGACCCGTCGAAGGTCTCGCTGGGCAGGGAGAGGATGGCCCGGGCGGCGGGCCCGCCGCCGCGGCCCAACGAGCCGCCGCGGCCGTGGAAGAACGTCACGTGCACGCCCTGCTGCTTGGCCGCCTCGAAGATGTTGAGCTGACCGCGGTGCAGGGCCCACTGCGCGGCCAGGTAGCCGCCGTCCTTGGTGCTGTCGGAGTAGCCGACCATCACCATCTGCTCTTCGCCCAGGCCGCGGACGTGCTCGCGGTACTCGGGGATGGCCAGCGCGTCGGTCAGGATCTGGGCGCCGTTCTGCAGGTCGTCGATGGTCTCGAACAGCGGCACGACCGGCAGCCGCAGGTTGACGTCGATCTGGGCGTCGTACTCTCGGTTACGGGCGTCGGCCCGCTCGGACCACCGCCACAGCCACAGCACGGTCAGCAGGTCGCTGGGGCTGGTGGTCATGCTGATGACGTGCCCGCCCAGCGCCCCCATGCCGAACCGACGGGCGATCCGCCTCAGCAGACGGAACAGGTCCAGCGTCTCGCGGGTGGTCTCGCTGCGGTTAACTGGCGACAGGTTGGGCGCCACCGGAAGGGTTTGCAGCAGCAGCTCGACCCGGCGTTCCTCGCTCAGCGGCAGATCGTCGTCGGAGATCAGCTTGGCCGACTTCCAAATCTCCTCCATGACCTGCGCGTACACGCCGGAGTGCTGGCGGATGTCGAGCCTTGCGGTCTGAAATCCGAAGGCGTCGATCTGATCGAGCCACGGCTGCAGGTCGGTGTGGACGATCTCCTCGTTGTCGGTGGCCAGCAGCGACCGCTTGGCGAGCAGCACCTCGTCGCGGAGCTCACCTACGGTCCGGTAGGCGCCGTCGGGGATCGGCCCGCTGAGCGTCATCTGGGCGGTCTGCGACAGCCGCCAGGCCACCACCTTCAGCTGCCGGCGGTAGAGCTCGTCGGCGGCAATCCGCTCGAGGCCCTCGGCCACCTCGGGCCACCGCTCGCACGCGGCCGCGACTGAGTCGCGGAGGGCGTCGCAAGCAGGAGTGGCGCCGCAGGAGATGCTGATCGAATCGAGCAGCGTCTCGCAGGCCTGCAGATGGTCCTCGATCGCCGCCCGACGGAGCCACAGGCACGTCTGCTCGGTGAGCTCAGGGGTGACGAATGGGTTGCCGTCGCGGTCGCCGCCCATCCAGGAGCCGAAGCGGATCATCCGCGGCGGCTCGACGTCGGCGTCTGGGTAGCTCTGCCGCAGGGCCCGCCGCACCTGGTCCATGACCCGGGGAACCGTATCCCACAGCACGCCCTGAAACGACAGCCCCCGCTGCACCTCTTCCATGACGGTCGGCTTGGTGGGCCGCACCAGGTCGGTCTGCCAGAGCTTGACGATCTCGCTCCGCAAGGCGAGCAGGACCTGCTCCTTCTCGACCGGCAGCAGGTCGCTGTTGTCGAGCTCGGCCAGCATCCCCCGCATCTTGCGCAGTTTGCTGCGCAGGCTCTTCCGCTTGGCCTCGGTCGGGTGGGCGGTGAACACTAGCTCGATATCGATCTTCGCCAGCGCTTGGGCGGTCTGCTCGGCGGTCAGGCCCCTGGCGGCCAGCTCCTGCACAGCCGCGAAGGCCGACTCGCGGCGGGGCTCCGGGTGGATCTTCAGCTCGCGCTCGCGGAGGGCCCGCACCCGCTGACGGTCCTCGGCCAGGTTGGCCAGCTCCAGGAACCCGCTGAACGCCTGGATGACGATTCGCAGCTGCTCGGCGTCCAGACCCGCGAGCAGGGCAGCCAGGGCGTCCCCCTGGCTGGCGTCGCCGTCGCGGAAGTCGCGGGCCTCGGCGCGCACCTTCTCAACCAGCTCGAACGCCGGCTGCCCGGCGTGCTGCAAAATGACCTCGCCGAACACCTGGCCCAGCATCGTGATTTCTTTGCGCAGCTTCTCTTCAACGGCCATGGTGTACAGGCGGGGGTGAGGGGAGGGATGGCCTGGCCAACCCAGCATGGTCGATTGCGGGCGTGCGTCAAGCGGGCTGGGGCTCGCGCGGTCGGTGCCAGGTCTGTAGCCAAGTTCTAGGCTCTGGCCGCCAAACGCCCACCTTCGCACCGCCCAACGGGTCCCCGTCAAGCGATGGACGCAGCAAAGTCGTCTTACCGTCTCATCGGCAGCGGTGCGGCGGTCCCAACGCAGACTCTCGCGTAATTCGACGGCCAAGGGCTGACGCACCCCGGCCCGGCCAAGCTAAAATGGGGCCTTTCCCGCCCCACCGCCGCCCGGCCCGCTGCTGCTATGGAAGCTGCTGACTTCCCCTCCGACCCGACCATCTCCCTCCGTGAGGCGGCCGAGTCCGACCTGCCCGCGATCGTCGAGATCTACAACGCCGCGATCCCGTCGCGGACGTCGAACGCCGACCTGCGGCTGATCACCGTCGAGAGCCGCCTAGACTGGTTCCACGCCCACTCGGCCGAGCGCCGCCCGCTGTGGGTTGCGGTCCACGAGGGGCGGGTGGTGGCCTGGGTCGGCCTGTCGGACTTCCTGCCGCGGTACGCGTACCACATCACGGCCGAGGCGAGCCTGTACGTTGACCCGAGCCTGCAGGGCCGCGGCCTGGGCCCGTGGATGATGCAGCAGCTTATTGACGAGTGCCCCCAGCTGGGCGTGGAGAATGTCATCTCGCTGGTGTTCGCGCACAACAAGCCGAGCCTCAAGGTGCACGAGCGGCTCGGCTTCGAGCGGTGGGGCCTGCTGCCGGGCGTCACGAAGCTCGACGAGAATCGCGGCGACGTGGTCGTGCTCGGCAAGAAGATCTGATTCCTATTCGCTTCGTGGCGGCTGATCCTGGCCAGCGCCCTGACCCCAACCCGGGAGCATCGGTTCAAGTGATCACCCTCCGTATCCTCGCGGCGTGCTGCGCCGCCGTTGCAGGCGCTGCGCCCGCACTGGCGGCCGCGCCGCCGCTGACCTACGCCAACCCGATCTACGGCGGGCAGGACCCGTACGTGTTCCAGGCGGACGGCTGGTACTACATCGCGGCCAGCGCGCCGGGCGACACGGCGATTGTCGTTTTCAAGTCGCGGTCGCTGACCGACCCGGGAGTCAGCCGCACCGTGTACCGCCCGCCACCGACCGGCCCCTACAGCAAGCAGCTGTGGGCGCCGGAGATCCACCGCATCGACGGCCAGTGGTACATCTACACCTGCGCCGACGACGGCGACAACGCCAACCACCGGCTGATTGTGCTGAAAGCCGACACCGACGACCCGCAGGGCCCGTACAGCATGGCCGCCGAGCTGCAGACCCCCGGCTGGGCGATCGACGAGAGCGTGTTCCGCACCGCCGACGGGACGCTGTATTGCGTCTGGTCCGGCTGGCCGACCGACACCGTGCCCGACTCGACCCAGCACCTGTTCATCTCGCGGATGAAAAGCCCCACCGAGCTGGTTGGCCCAGCGGTGGATATCTCCGGCAAGATGTACGAGTGGGAAACCCGCGGCCGCCCCGCGGGACTCAACGAAGGCTCGCAGCCGCTGCAGCGCAACGGGCGGCTGTTTATCGTGTACGCGTGCAGCGGCAGCTGGACCGCCGACTACGCCCTTGGCCTGATGGAGTGCACCGACGGCGATGTGATGAACCCAAGGTCCTGGGTCAAGCGGCCCGAGCCCGTGCTCAGCCGCACCGACGGCGTGTACGGCCCGGGGCACGGCTGCCTGACCAAGAGCCCCGACGGCACGGAGGACTGGTTGGTCTACCACAGCTCGATCGACCCCGAGGGCTCGTGGAACCGCGCGATCAGCATCAAACGCTACGGCTGGAAGCCCGACGGCACGCCCGACTTTGGCGAGCCGGCGCCGTGGGGAAAGGTGCTTCCCGCCCCGTCGGGCGAAGCGCCGCCGCCGGCCGGCGACGCGTATGCCGATGACTTTACTTCTGTCGACGCGTGGGAGCCGATCACGTTCTTCCGGGAGCACTCGGTCTCGGCACGTGACGGGCGGGTGGCCATCCGCGGCGCGCTCGACCCCCGCTACAGCGACAAGCTCGTCCTCCGCGACCGCGGCTACGACGATCTCGACATCACGGTCGAGGTCGCCCGTCGCCGGGGCGATGGCCCCGCGGGGCTGCTTTTCCGGGCGAGCAACTGCGCGGTCGGCCGCCACCGCTACTCCGGCTACGTTGCCCAGATCACCGCAGACGGCGTTGTCGAACTCGGCCGCAGCGATGGACGCTCGCTAACCATCCTGGCCGAGGCCGAACTGCCCGACTCCGGGCGCGGTCCGCGCCGGCTCCGCGTCGTGGCCCGGGGGCCGGAGATTTCGGTCTACATTGGTGACGCCGACCAGCCAATCCTCACCGCCACCGACGACGCTCACACGACCGGGCGGGTTGGATTGCTGGCCGATGGCGTCAACGCGTTGTTTGGCCGCTTCCGCGTGGAGCCGCTTTAGCCTGCTGGAGTGGCTCGCGTACGCAGATTAGTCGGTCCTCGTACCGCAGCAGCAGCGAGCCGTCGCCTACGGCGGTGCTGGCCCACAGCCGGCCGGGGATGGTGTTGGTGCGGACCAGCGTGAACTCGGCGCCGGGCTCAAGCACGTGCACGCCGCCACGATCGTCGGGCAGCAACACCTTACCGCCCACGGCCCAGGGCGACGCCCAAAACGCCGACGCACCGCGGACGCGTTCACGGTACGCCTGCTCGCCCGTCTTGGCGTCCAGCGCGTGCACGATCCCGCCGCGGCGGGTCAGCACGTAGACCATGCCGTCGTAGATCAACGGCGACGACATGCCGAGCGGCGTCTCGGTTGAGCCCCACAGCAGGAAGGGGCTCTGCCCGTCCTCGCCGCTTGAGATGTCGCCCTCGCCTCCGGGCTTCACCGCGAAAATGCCGCCGCGCCCGCCGCCGCGCCGCGAGCGGTCCTCGGCGCCTACAATCAGCAGCTCCTCGGTCGCCGCCGGCGAGGCCGAGCTGCGGCTGCCGCCGACGTCGAGGGTCCAGAGCAGCTCGCCGGAGGCCGGGTCGTACGAGCGGAACTTCCCGCCGCCGGTGACCAGCTCGGTCCTCAGGCTGTTCTTCCAGATAATCGGCGTGCTCCAGTTGGAGCCCTCGTCGCGGTCCTCGCGCCACAGCTCCTCACCGTTGTCGGCGTCCAGCGCAACTAAGAACGACTGGTCCTCGCTGTCAACCTGCACGAACAGCCGACCGTCGTGCAGCACCGGTGAGCTGGAGGTGCCCCAGTCGGCTTGCATGCGGTAGGTGCCCAGGTCCTTCTGCCACACCTCGTTGCCGTCGAGGTCGTAGCAGTACAGGCCGGTCATGCCGAAGTAGACGTACACCCGCTCGCCGTCGGTAACCGGTGTCTCCGAGGCGTAAGTGTTGTCGCGGTGCGTGCCGACCGTCGGCACGCCAGCCTTGGCCACCTTGCTCCACAGCTCGTCTCCGGATTCCAGGTCCAGACAGATAAGCTCCCACCGCTGCGGCCGACGGCGGTCGTCGCCCCCCTCGGCCTCCTCATCGGGGACCGCGGTGGCGATCAGCACCTTGCCCCCGGTGATCACCGGCGCCGCCCAGCCGCGACCCGGGATATCGGCCTTCCACGCGACGTTTTCCGATTCGCTCCAGCTGAGCGGGTGGCTGTCGCCGTCGACGACGTTGTTGCCGTTGGGGCCGCGGAACTGGGGCCAATCCGTAGCGAAGGCGGGCAGGGCGGTGAGGGCGGCCAAGGCAAAGGCCGTCAGTCGAGGCTTCATATCACGTGCTCCATGGTGTGAGGGCCGGACCGAAGGGGTGGCCGCGGACCGGCCACTTTAGTGTGTTAGGACGTCGAGCTCGAAAGGGAATGAAACCCACCAGTAATGTGCAGGTTTTCCGTGATCTTTCCCCGTCTTTCCCTGACTGAGCATTTAACACTCCTGCCGCTTCGAATTTTGCGACTCTACTCGGTCGGTTTCGTCCGGTCGGATCTTTGTCAGAATCTTCTATTGCAGGCTCAACCGCGCTGCGGCAGAAGCGTGAGCCTTCTAACTTTGCCCCAACTCGATTCATCCAGGGGACGAAACGCCAGCCGGATAAACTGTGAGAACGGTCGCAAAGCTGGAAGTGTTTGGCTGTCGGTATCCGCATCGACGCGCCCCAATGTTGCATTGCTCGGGGGCTAGCACTCGAAGGCTCGCCAATTCGCTTCGCCCCATTTGCGTAGCCGGTTCTGCGTGCAACTGGCGGTGTCCCGCGGGTTATCCTGGGGCCACTCACCGTGGAGAATCCTCGCCGCTCAGCCGGTGCGTCTGCCTCGCGATTCGCGGCATCGACGTCCGCAACGGGTAATGATGGATATGTGAACGGCGGCAGGAAACTGCTTGCTTCGACGCTGGCCGGCGCCCTATCCTGACGCGGGCGCTCGCCACCCGCGTTCCTCTTCTCTATCCGCCGCCAACGCCGAGTCGCCATGAGCGAACCCGCTGCCTTTGCGCTGATCAGGGACGGCAAGACTCGCTACTTCGCGGACCGCTGGGCGAGCGCCCTGCTGCGCCGGGAGGTGATGTGGGGTCCTCAGGACTTCGCCGCCTGGGTCGAGCAGTTCGAGGAACTTGACGAGTGGGCGCTCGACTGCGATGGCGGCGCCGTGGTGGACTACGACAACCGGCTCTTGCTGTGGGAGGGCGCCGCGTCGGAGTACCGCGTGCCCCGTGTCCGCCGGCTCTACAACCGCCTGCTGGCCGCCGCGTGGCAGGAGTTCAAGGTAGAGCTTGCCCCCGCCGGCAGCGACAGGCTGGCGAAGCACGTCGGCATAATCGACGAGCCCCGCGACCACGCCGACGGCGAACTCCCCGACGACGAGGACGAGGAAGACGACGACTACGAACCTCGGCTGCAAACGGTCGAGGAATCCCGCCGCTACGAGCCGGACGAGGATGACGACCCCGACGAGGACGATGATGATGTTCCCCGGGCGTGGGTGACCATTGTCGATGCTGAAGGTTCTTCGCGCCACCGTCAGCTCGACGAACTCCCGCTCGACCTCCTGCAAGGCGAACCCGAGGCGCTGGAGGCGGTCGCCAAACTCAAGCCGGCGCAGATACCGCCGGAGGCGGTGGTCTCCGAGGGTCTGTTCCTGAATACGAAAGAGCGCATCGCGTTCGTGTGGGGCTCGCCCGAGCTTCGCGAGCGGATGAAGGAGTTGGGCCGCCGCTGGCGCGGTTGGACGCTCCGCTGGAGCAAGCAGGGCTACGCGCAGCAATGCGCTGCGTCGGGCGTCGCCGGGCAACCCATGACCGACGCCGATGCGCTGGCAAGGATCCTGCCGCTGGTGCTCTCCACCGAGCAGTTCAACCTGGGGACCGTCATCGGCGCCATCGGCGGTGGGGTGCAGAAGTTCGCCCGCAAGGCGACCGGGTGTCTGATCGTTGTGCTCTGCCTGCCGCTGCTGCTGTTCGGTGTGTTCTCCGGCGCGTGGATGTCGGTGCTCTACGCTGTCGTCGCTACCGTGGTAGTGGTTTCTGGGCTGTACATGCTGATCGTGCGTCGGGTGCGGAGGTCGTTCGCCAAGAAGATGCAGCCCCTGCAGGGCGACGGCGGCGCGCCGACCGTCGTGGCGGGGCCGCAGGACGAGCAGGAACGCAAGGTGCGGATCGACCGGCTGCTGGCGTTGGCCGGCCTGCCGCCGCTGGCGGAGGTGCAGCCGCTCTTCCCCAACGCGACCGGTCTTGAACTGCTGGCAGAACAGTGAGCCTCCGGATGTCGACCCGCTACTACACCGAGAACCTGGCAAAGATCCGCTACAAGCACCTCAAGCAGGCGCTTGCGCCAACGGCAGGCCCGCTCGCGGGGCTGATGGCGGGCGGGCTGCGGCTGGCGCTCATGGCCGGCGTGCGGCTGCCGGCGGCGCACGGGGATGGTTTCCCAGGGTCGGAGCGGACGATCGACCCGGCCGAGCTGCCGTCGGCCGCTGTGGCGAAGTGGGCGCCGATCCTGGAGCAGCTCCGCGACCTGGGCTTCGAGCCGCTGCGCACCTGCCAGGACCAGACGGTCGGCGCTAAGCTGCACTACGGCACAACCCTCTACAATCCCACGGGGAACGCCGTGGCCATCCTGGAATGGACCCGGATGGCGGGGGCGGGTGGTTTCGAGGAGAACACGCCGCTGGAGCTAAACGCCTACATCGACGGCGGCCCCGACATCGTCACCGGCGTCGTCCGGCGTCAGGACATTGCGATGGCCGACCTGGTGCAGATCGAGTCGGCCGAGATCGTCAGCTTCGACAACCGCCGCCCGCTCGGTGAGCTGTACGCTCAGCACCGCGAACGCTGCGCCGGCAAGGACGTCATCGCGGTGGGCGAAGAGAACGTCGAGGCGCTGGTCGACGCTCGCGCCCGTCAGCGGTTTGACGAGCTGCTGCAGAGCGGGCTCCTGCGGGAGCTCTCGCCCGACGAGGTGAAGCGGCTGGCGGCGGCCGACGTCGGTGAGCTGCATGACTGCTGACGCCGCGGTGCGGCCGCCGTGTCGCACGGCGCGACAGCGCGCGTCGGTCCAAACAGCACGGCGAATGTGTGACCCCACCATCCGGGGCGGTTTTCGGTCGGATTGAGGCAATGTCGTCCGGCGCCCGATTCGCTTCTAGCCACCGCGGGGTTCTCCCCGTAGTAGTATTTAGCAGCCCCCGGGCCGTCCGACGGCCCAGTTCCGCACCAATCAACCGTAGAAACCTATGCCAACCCGAATCGCGACTGGATTGCTAGTTACCTGCTTGCTGCTAACGCCGGCCGCCGG
This genomic interval from Posidoniimonas corsicana contains the following:
- a CDS encoding glycoside hydrolase family 43 protein, with amino-acid sequence MITLRILAACCAAVAGAAPALAAAPPLTYANPIYGGQDPYVFQADGWYYIAASAPGDTAIVVFKSRSLTDPGVSRTVYRPPPTGPYSKQLWAPEIHRIDGQWYIYTCADDGDNANHRLIVLKADTDDPQGPYSMAAELQTPGWAIDESVFRTADGTLYCVWSGWPTDTVPDSTQHLFISRMKSPTELVGPAVDISGKMYEWETRGRPAGLNEGSQPLQRNGRLFIVYACSGSWTADYALGLMECTDGDVMNPRSWVKRPEPVLSRTDGVYGPGHGCLTKSPDGTEDWLVYHSSIDPEGSWNRAISIKRYGWKPDGTPDFGEPAPWGKVLPAPSGEAPPPAGDAYADDFTSVDAWEPITFFREHSVSARDGRVAIRGALDPRYSDKLVLRDRGYDDLDITVEVARRRGDGPAGLLFRASNCAVGRHRYSGYVAQITADGVVELGRSDGRSLTILAEAELPDSGRGPRRLRVVARGPEISVYIGDADQPILTATDDAHTTGRVGLLADGVNALFGRFRVEPL
- a CDS encoding outer membrane protein assembly factor BamB family protein — protein: MKPRLTAFALAALTALPAFATDWPQFRGPNGNNVVDGDSHPLSWSESENVAWKADIPGRGWAAPVITGGKVLIATAVPDEEAEGGDDRRRPQRWELICLDLESGDELWSKVAKAGVPTVGTHRDNTYASETPVTDGERVYVYFGMTGLYCYDLDGNEVWQKDLGTYRMQADWGTSSSPVLHDGRLFVQVDSEDQSFLVALDADNGEELWREDRDEGSNWSTPIIWKNSLRTELVTGGGKFRSYDPASGELLWTLDVGGSRSSASPAATEELLIVGAEDRSRRGGGRGGIFAVKPGGEGDISSGEDGQSPFLLWGSTETPLGMSSPLIYDGMVYVLTRRGGIVHALDAKTGEQAYRERVRGASAFWASPWAVGGKVLLPDDRGGVHVLEPGAEFTLVRTNTIPGRLWASTAVGDGSLLLRYEDRLICVREPLQQAKAAPRGSGQTTR